A window from Pichia kudriavzevii chromosome 5, complete sequence encodes these proteins:
- a CDS encoding uncharacterized protein (PKUD0E03140; similar to Saccharomyces cerevisiae YGL240W (DOC1); ancestral locus Anc_3.562) has translation MFLFCISNNLVTFIQCCRYHCISWEFAKRTLGTLIPPFRKIYINSVNNMVQAYNPSILEKGRMPSRRVRQAYEFQEEAQSPPPGGGLKIPIHVDEEEGVNPDTQFDHDEILYMRGLEEVESLGLMDIGNLASWEISSFKQGCDLSMLRDESPHTYWQSDDAQPHSLIIRFTKSMNIERISLFLNYPLDESYTPDRMAILAGTGEHDLLEVTKVEFVEPIGWQHIVFNEVSKNGLLKCFILKILFLSNHQNGKDCHVRGLKVLSPGMKSKSRLRNDGNLQDCVGFTSIKFISQSSIR, from the coding sequence atgtttctattttgtATAAGCAACAATCTGGTAACATTTATCCAATGTTGCAGATATCATTGCATCTCTTGGGAATTCGCTAAGCGGACACTAGGAACATTAATTCCTCCTTTTAGAAAAATTTATATCAACAGCGTAAACAATATGGTACAAGCTTATAATCCAAGTATCCTTGAGAAGGGAAGGATGCCATCAAGGAGAGTGAGACAAGCTTATGAATTTCAGGAAGAAGCACAATCCCCACCCCCTGGAGGGGgtttgaaaattccaattcatgttgatgaagaagaaggggTTAATCCAGATACACAGTTTGACCACGACGAAATATTATATATGAGAGGGCtagaagaagttgagtCTTTGGGACTTATGGATATTGGGAACTTAGCATCTTGGGAGATCTCTAGCTTCAAACAAGGTTGCGATCTAAGTATGCTTAGAGACGAGTCTCCTCATACGTATTGGCAAAGTGATGATGCACAGCCACACAGTTTAATCATCAGATTTACCAAGTCAATGAATATTGAACGAATATCTTTGTTTCTAAACTATCCGTTGGATGAATCATACACACCAGATAGAATGGCCATACTTGCTGGTACCGGGGAACATGATTTACTGGAAGTGAcaaaagttgaatttgttgagCCAATTGGTTGGCAACATATAGTGTTCAACGAAGTAAGCAAAAATGGACTGTTGAAATGCTTCATTCTGAAAATACTTTTCTTAtcaaatcaccaaaatGGTAAGGATTGTCACGTTAGGGGTCTTAAGGTATTGTCACCTGGCATGAAATCCAAAAGTCGTTTAAGAAATGATGGTAATCTGCAAGATTGTGTAGGGTTTACAAGTATTAAATTTATAAGTCAATCATCAATTAGGTAA
- a CDS encoding uncharacterized protein (PKUD0E03130; similar to Saccharomyces cerevisiae YML088W (UFO1); ancestral locus Anc_8.863), with amino-acid sequence MTPLALNNLPVEILTQILALVDPLTLQSFPLVCKTWYRILQDDQVWREIFKLQYPYSLFSSVSKGSTYRSELAHRSQLRHNFRRGKLLTQQYTINHIITGHVDIAWSSNILTVIDVPRDMAYTCDIRTGKSSKFEVGFVPEGATCFDIGRKMVVFGKWNGSLSCMMINHKGLLVASPKICTGEGNERVGRISCVCVVETAAIGQNSKLNLKNVWSNSQIDLKRSTVIFAKGGITAFSGDENGKVYGWDTKNGKLVGSYTIRDGVKVSKIKSDGKSVVICVLENFEIYSLSNAFDKLNNPVEVEKVGTILGDTDVNINNIFVDYGTETVTVWDDLHLVIYSYGSKRIVHSLTYDAPLGSTITHVAFESGDKQYIKQDHDIIGGDPLLAAIALSTGYLEIINIREPHSNTILRPIHNHRIIPTFIEEHDSVLDILNSRRSPISSIALNSVVVGIASHLGTVEIFDIMTGEYLRTVIDRIGKKKVQELQQILSTEEINNLIKISLDDTLTRGALIIGPHIQYFLCGQDKHENDTRKFKASKRLNDRKGDTLKDIEFSLDNYRADVLQNAREKKLRAKYNGEVDSEEEVDIALGLSLSLNYDEDEELRKALELSQLAEPLLVTDDEQLMNNAGRLSQNTYSTDPTELALDSDEELRLAIELSMRESYKNYANADEEQWQPL; translated from the coding sequence ATGACCCCGCTTGCACTAAACAACCTACCAGTTGAGATCTTGACTCAAATACTGGCGTTAGTCGATCCATTGACGCTCCAGTCTTTTCCACTTGTCTGTAAAACCTGGTATAGGATTCTTCAAGATGATCAAGTTTGGCGTGAGATATTCAAACTTCAATATCCTTATTCACTATTTTCTAGTGTCTCCAAGGGTTCAACTTACAGAAGTGAGTTAGCGCATCGTTCCCAGCTAAGACACAATTTTAGACGTGGAAAACTGCTGACTCAACAGTACACTATCAATCACATCATCACAGGTCATGTTGATATTGCATGGTCTTCCAATATTTTGACAGTGATTGATGTACCACGTGATATGGCGTATACTTGCGATATTCGTACAGGTAAGTCAAGcaaatttgaagttggGTTTGTTCCTGAAGGTGCCACATGTTTTGatattggaagaaaaatggtAGTTTTTGGGAAATGGAACGGTTCATTATCGTGTATGATGATTAATCATAAAGGGTTACTTGTAGCATCCCCCAAAATATGTACAGGAGAAGGAAATGAAAGAGTTGGCAGAATATCATGTGTTTGCGTGGTGGAAACAGCAGCCATAGGTCAAAATTCTAAATTAAATCTAAAAAATGTTTGGAGTAATTCTCAGATCGATTTGAAAAGGTCCACCGTGATTTTTGCCAAAGGAGGAATAACGGCCTTTTCTGGTGATGAGAATGGGAAAGTTTATGGTTGGGATACTAAGAATGGAAAGTTGGTTGGTTCATATACTATCAGAGATGGAGTTAAGGtctcaaaaataaaaagtgATGGGAAGTCCGTAGTTATTTGTGTTTtagaaaactttgaaatttattCTTTAAGCAATgcatttgataaattgaaTAATCCAGTTGAAGTAGAGAAGGTGGGGACTATATTAGGTGATACTGATGTAAATATAAATAACATATTTGTTGACTATGGCACTGAAACGGTCACAGTTTGGGATGATTTGCATTTAGTGATTTATTCGTATGGTAGTAAGAGGATTGTTCACTCGTTAACATATGATGCGCCACTTGGTTCAACAATTACACATGTGGCATTTGAGTCAGGAGATAAACAGTACATAAAGCAAGATCATGATATTATCGGGGGTGATCCATTACTTGCCGCAATTGCCTTATCTACTGGTTATTTAGAAATTATAAACATTCGAGAACCTCACTCAAACACTATCTTAAGACCAATTCACAACCATAGAATTATACCGACCTTTATTGAGGAGCATGATTCGGTTTTAGATATTTTAAATTCGAGAAGATCCCCAATTTCGTCGATTGCTTTGAATTCAGTAGTTGTTGGTATTGCGAGTCATTTGGGAACagttgaaatttttgacaTAATGACAGGTGAATATTTAAGGACAGTTATAGATAGAATAGGCAAAAAGAAAGTCCAAGAATTACAACAAATCTTATCCACTGaggaaatcaacaatttaATCAAAATATCACTTGATGACACGTTGACCCGAGGGGCTCTCATAATTGGTCCGCAtatccaatattttttatgtGGTCAAGATAAGCATGAAAATGATACCCGGAAATTCAAAGCATCGAAAAGATTGAATGATCGAAAGGGGGATACTTTAAAAGATATAGAATTCTCGTTGGATAATTACCGAGCAGATGTGTTGCAAAATGCGagagagaagaaattgagaGCAAAGTATAATGGGGAGGTTGACAGTGAGGAAGAGGTTGATATTGCATTAGGCTTAAGCCTGTCTCTGAAttatgatgaagacgaagagCTGCGGAAAGCTTTAGAACTCTCTCAACTGGCGGAACCTCTCTTGGTTACAGACGATGAACAGTTAATGAATAATGCGGGAAGATTATCCCAAAATACCTATTCGACTGACCCGACAGAGCTGGCTCTGGActctgatgaagaattaaGGCTTGCTATTGAATTATCAATGAGGGAAAGTTATAAAAACTATGCAAATGCTGACGAGGAACAATGGCAGCCATTATAG
- a CDS encoding uncharacterized protein (PKUD0E03160; similar to Saccharomyces cerevisiae YMR078C (CTF18); ancestral locus Anc_2.492) produces the protein MSANDVLRSLLETRTDKKLHGANLLQANTNITRPKQATLSNGRRITLKPRTTELDSSIFDMRKEGTSGNGYHDMDALWEKLRIEEKTTKELSEFDSHNRELEQGANELRNLSNKRRVNTLWTEKYRPNKFIDLIGNEKTNAHILKWLNDWTYVVKGGKLIDSNTYGRDMNIDPLKRPRKKVLLIHGPPGIGKTTIAQCVCKQLGYEMHEINSSDERSGPAVKDKVQNAIKMRSLSGKDVCLLLDEIDGAVGSEGGFIRVLINLLQKDLKATEEWNSFSKLKYHKKEHFIRRPIIAMCNDIGARCLDQLKPYCEVVSFKKSSKKSIKKRLKMILESEKVGPINESLLDDLIISLDGDIRNCINFLQLNSKNLNGRIKDSEIVWFQLLKEIFNLENQNIRNKKGKNVIFKELMIKLSNSSSDLTRINNGCFNLMLQLNDEYDNNLKKLDEASDWLYFQDIISKNYTLFDKEELHFYEAVTPLRFFQLFANFTDGQFYDKNARFNFKSQDNFELRKQVNEMISTLLKGYKLRIDRKVLITNEISMLNYIVVPNVSKTAKEFSKDDKKVERVLEILNDLSIRIETYNGGYNGRGDTNVNENGQRRTVVSRSNTYKFKPDIVIGLIDCNSTNKTAAESDWRGYGASYATLNTTRATPFIEVLDEVYRTSLRKHQEANKILKREREKNVEDPEVAKKRAVSSADYFIKQYNTFHSQLHKNEANGGISGRGVMAENENRILVKYHEGFSNAVRKELVWNSLFK, from the coding sequence ATGTCTGCTAATGATGTACTACGTTCCTTATTGGAAACCAGAACGGATAAGAAACTACACGGAGCGAATCTTCTGCAAGCAAACACCAACATAACACGACCGAAACAAGCAACACTATCCAATGGGCGTCGAATTACGCTGAAACCAAGAACAACGGAACTTGATTCCTCTATCTTTGACATGAGAAAGGAGGGAACCTCTGGTAATGGATACCATGACATGGATGCACTGTGGGAGAAGTTGAGGATCGAGGAAAAAACGACCAAAGAGCTCTCTGAATTTGATTCACACAATAGAGAGTTGGAACAAGGGGCCAACGAATTACGAAACCTATCTAATAAGAGGAGAGTGAATACATTATGGACAGAAAAATACAGGCCGAATAAgtttattgatttgattggCAATGAAAAGACCAATGCACACATTCTCAAATGGTTGAATGATTGGACCTATGTAGTTAAGGGTGGTAAATTGATCGATAGTAATACTTATGGCAGAGATATGAATATAGATCCATTGAAGAGACCTAGGAAAAAAGTTTTGCTAATTCATGGTCCCCCAGGAATAGGTAAAACCACGATTGCCCAGTGTGTTTGTAAACAGCTGGGTTATGAAATGCACGAGATTAATTCGAGTGATGAGAGATCCGGGCCAGCAGTCAAGGATAAAGTGCAAAATGCCATCAAGATGAGGAGTTTAAGTGGTAAAGACGTCTGTTTGTTACTGGACGAAATTGATGGTGCTGTTGGTAGCGAAGGTGGGTTCATTCGGGTGTTGATCAATCTATTACAGAAGGATTTAAAGGCAACCGAGGAATGGAACAGTTTTAGCAAGCTAAAATACCACAAGAAGGAGCATTTTATCAGAAGACCAATTATTGCAATGTGTAACGATATTGGAGCACGTTGTCTCGACCAACTAAAGCCTTACTGTGAGGTTGTTTCCTTTAAGAAAAGTAGTAAAAAAAGCATCAAGAAGAggttgaagatgatattggAGAGTGAAAAGGTGGGACCAATCAACGAATCACTGCTTGATGATTTAATTATATCGCTTGATGGAGATATTCGGAATTGTATAAATTTTCTCCAGCTTAACTCCAAAAACCTGAATGGTAGAATAAAAGATAGTGAGATAGTATGGTTTCAACTattaaaggaaattttcaacttgGAGAATCAAAATATAAGGAACAAAAAGGGTAAGAACGTTATATTTAAGGAGttgatgataaaattgagCAATTCCTCAAGTGATTTGACGAGGATCAACAATGGGTGTTTCAATCTAATGCTACAGTTGAACGACGAATATGATAataacttgaaaaaattagatGAAGCATCTGATTGGCTCTACTTTCAGGACATAATAAGTAAGAACTATACATTATTTGATAAGGAAGAACTACATTTCTACGAGGCAGTGACACCATTAAGATTTTTCCAGTTGTTTGCTAATTTCACCGACGGACAGTTCTATGATAAGAATGCCAGATTCAATTTTAAGAGCCAGGACAACTTTGAACTAAGGAAACAAGTCAATGAGATGATTAGCACCTTGCTCAAGGGGTACAAGTTAAGGATTGATCGTAAAGTTTTGATTACCAACGAGATCTCAATGTTGAATTACATAGTAGTTCCGAATGTTAGTAAAACGGCCAAGGAGTTCTCCAAGGACGACAAGAAGGTTGAGAGAGTGTTGGAGATTCTCAATGATTTAAGTATTCGAATTGAAACATATAATGGTGGTTACAATGGTAGAGGGGACACAAATGTGAATGAAAATGGTCAACGGCGTACAGTAGTGTCTAGGAGTAATACCTACAAGTTCAAGCCCGACATTGTTATTGGGTTGATTGATTGCAACAGTACCAACAAGACTGCAGCGGAGAGCGATTGGCGAGGCTACGGAGCAAGTTATGCTACTTTGAATACTACCAGGGCAACGCCATTTATAGAAGTCCTTGACGAAGTTTATCGAACCAGTCTTCGGAAACACCAGGAGGCGAACAAGATCCTCAAGAgggagagagagaagaaTGTGGAAGATCCTGAAGTTGCAAAGAAGCGTGCTGTTAGCAGTGCAGATTATTTTATAAAGCAGTACAACACCTTCCACTCCCAACTCCACAAGAATGAGGCAAATGGCGGTATCTCCGGGAGGGGTGTGATGgctgaaaatgagaatcGGATCCTCGTCAAGTACCATGAAGGCTTCTCCAACGCCGTGAGAAAGGAACTCGTATGGAACTCACTCTTTAAATGA
- a CDS encoding uncharacterized protein (PKUD0E03170; similar to Saccharomyces cerevisiae YML125C (PGA3) and YML087C (AIM33); ancestral locus Anc_8.862) codes for MADKLEGVDLLKTPLHGIYIPVALCIFGITILNYDYLPYVVGLLALYISFNIIRVKLKRPVLSSTKFQDYELIDKTIISKNSAIYRFKLYNEYDQLNIPVGHHLACKVEIDGKDEIRYYTPISNQLDEGFFDIIVKSYKDGKVSKYFATLSPGDKVLFKGPVGRMSYRTNMAKKIIMIAGGSGITPMLSVLGSIVTTPEDTTEVKLLFANETENDILLKEELDVYLEEYPNFDLRYFVKHPSPSWNGYTGWITKDVLKKELPEPNDDTKIFICGPMDMKKQMLHDLEELGWSKGVLQSKQDDQVFCF; via the coding sequence ATGGCTGATAAACTAGAAGGCGTGGATTTATTGAAGACCCCACTACACGGAATTTACATTCCTGTTGCATTGTGTATTTTTGGTATTACAATTTTGAACTATGATTATTTACCATATGTGGTAGGATTGCTTGCACTTTATATATCGTTCAATATTATTCGGGTCAAACTGAAACGTCCTGTACtatcatcaacaaagttTCAAGATTACGAATTGATTGATAAGACAATCATCTCCAAGAATTCAGCAATTTATAGGTTTAAATTATACAACGAATATgatcaattgaatattcCTGTTGGTCACCATCTTGCTTGTAAAGTCGAAATTGACGGAAAGGATGAAATTAGATATTATAcaccaatttcaaatcaattgGATGAAGGATTTTTTGACATTATAGTCAAGTCTTACAAAGATGGCAAGGTTTCGAAATATTTTGCAACTTTATCACCGGGTGATAAAGTTCTATTCAAGGGACCTGTTGGCAGAATGTCGTATAGGACGAATATGGCCAAAAAGATAATCATGATTGCTGGCGGTTCTGGTATTACACCAATGTTGTCCGTTCTAGGTTCGATCGTTACAACGCCTGAGGATACAACTGAAGTTAAATTGCTATTTGCAAACGAAACAGAGAATGAtattttgttgaaggaGGAGTTGGATGTTTACCTTGAAGAGTATCCAAATTTCGATTTGAGGTACTTCGTTAAACATCCATCTCCTTCCTGGAATGGCTACACTGGTTGGATCACAAAGGATGTTCTTAAGAAGGAGTTACCTGAACCAAATGACGATACCAAAATATTTATCTGCGGCCCAATGGAtatgaagaaacaaatgtTACACGATTTAGAAGAACTAGGATGGAGCAAAGGTGTTTTGCAATCCAAACAAGATGACCAagtcttttgtttttaa
- a CDS encoding uncharacterized protein (PKUD0E03150; similar to Saccharomyces cerevisiae YDR006C (SOK1); ancestral locus Anc_3.195), translating to MMNHINNSNNDQDIERPPHFKNVFATSDVASNPSEMINTNNIVTSESRRPSLVPIPVNIQQQQQQQQQQQQQQQQQQQQQQQQQQQQHQQQQQQQQQQQHQQQNQQIQQSHLQHNVQQQVEGEKSSGVVDIRHLTITPSNPESLQSQDNVSAVPSAQMMQVDMDLNTDTESIQSLDGTARTNPNPMIPSSAKLSTKFQLTELPQIPSFQQLTQSKRNKISNKSSKHIKNSKKFRSKSLPNIYIPSKRSQQRLLELSRHNSSKFQNNHPFNQQYQQLHFQQQQNKQQCNHQNQNHLIQQQMLLLPPVNLQSMHEIDLQEVLKNPQLRHDILFDPQLQFRPNLDGERGKRKRIQSDNYWNMIKSEAKSLLSHNNHHYVNENSPILIMFKCLKSIMVSLIPSKDISSIDEILDDSLLVQQLNGKCFDFLGFSNWICSVFKLHCAPMRDSWVDELNSLFHKACSSAEVDINYLVEGFKTLFLILEAMKLDVANHQIRILRPLLCSSAVTFEKEYFNNAIKKHKINFTPSLLWFKKNSIHLNSKNPKEILNYSILNLLSCSNMCSQFPNTLNFDHTRLLLLRVDVRHIICTKLCSILYKTLVQMHKLDKSLLSDDNMMKFKSDILNIIVDDKGNSKWTKNLKNLSIQMINKLFGNLDSQKIDFAYNWLLKQTQPSSKVYSILESKLFEKIQSHLAMKDTYTNNNDTTINDELIVNVELNDVIERLTQLIDFNYQVFGDLYTSYLN from the coding sequence ATGATGAACCATATCAATAACTCCAACAACGACCAAGACATTGAAAGACCTCCTCATTTCAAGAACGTCTTTGCCACAAGCGATGTTGCCTCTAATCCCTCGGAGATGATCAACACGAACAACATTGTCACGTCGGAATCAAGAAGACCGTCCCTTGTTCCAATCCCTGTCAATATccagcagcagcaacagcagcaacaacaacaacaacaacaacaacaacaacaacaacaacaacagcaacagcaacagcaacagcaacatcaacagcaacagcaacaacaacaacaacaacaacatcaacaacagaacCAGCAAATCCAACAGAGCCATCTTCAACACAACGTTCAACAGCAGGTTGAAGGGGAGAAAAGCTCGGGCGTTGTTGATATCCGCCACCTCACAATCACTCCTTCCAACCCAGAGTCTCTTCAATCTCAAGATAACGTATCTGCAGTACCTTCAGCTCAAATGATGCAAGTTGATATGGACCTGAACACTGACACCGAATCCATCCAATCTTTGGATGGCACGGCTAGGACAAATCCAAATCCCATGATTCCCTCATCTGCTAAATTGTCAACAAAATTCCAACTGACCGAGTTGCCTCAAATTCCATCATTCCAACAGTTGACCCaatcaaagagaaacaaaatatcaaacaaatcaagTAAACACATTAAAAATTCTAAAAAGTTTCGTTCAAAGTCACTACCTAATATTTACATACCTTCGAAACGTTCACAACAGAGACTGCTGGAATTATCAAGACATAACTCCTCTAAATTTCAGAATAATCATCCATTCAATCagcaatatcaacaactcCACtttcaacagcagcaaaacaaacaacaatgtaatcatcaaaaccaaaatcacTTGATACAACAACAGATGCTGCTCTTACCGCCTGTCAATCTACAATCAATGCATGAAATAGATTTACAAgaggttttgaaaaatccgCAGTTGAGACATGACATTCTCTTTGATCCCCAGCTACAATTCAGACCCAACCTGGATGGTGAGAGaggcaaaagaaaaagaatcCAATCTGATAATTATTGGAATATGATTAAATCAGAAGCTAAATCTTTACTTAGTCATAATAACCATCATTACGTCAATGAAAACTCTCCCATTCTCATTATGTTTAAATGCTTAAAGTCCATTATGGTATCTCTGATCCCTTCAAAGGATATATcctcaattgatgaaattctTGATGATAGTTTGCTGGTACAACAATTAAATGGAAAATGCTTTGACtttcttggattttcaaattggatATGTTCTGTTTTCAAGCTACATTGTGCTCCAATGAGAGACTCCTGGGTTGATGAGTTAAATTCTTTATTCCATAAAGCTTGTTCATCTGCGGAAGTTGATATAAACTATTTGGTTGAAGGATTCAAGACActctttttgattttagaaGCAATGAAGTTAGATGTGGCTAATCATCAAATTAGAATTTTGAGGCCTTTACTATGCTCTTCTGCAGtcacttttgaaaaagaatacTTTAATAATGCTATCAAGAAGCATAAAATAAACTTTACGCCTTCACTCCTATGGTTTAAGAAAAACTCGATTCATTTAAACTCTAAGAATCCAAAGGAGATTCTAAATTACTCTATATTAAATCTCTTGTCATGCTCAAATATGTGTTCCCAATTCCCAAACACTCTAAATTTTGATCATACTCggttattgttgttgagagTCGACGTCAGGCACATCATTTGTACAAAGTTGTGCTCGATCCTTTATAAAACATTGGTTCAAATGCATAAATTGGACAAGTCACTACTCAGTGACGATAACATGATGAAATTTAAATCTGATATTCTAAATATCATAGTTGATGACAAAGGGAACTCCAAATGGAcgaaaaacttgaaaaacttatCGATTCAAATGATCAATAAACTCTTTGGTAATTTGGATTCccaaaaaattgatttcgCTTATAATTGGTTATTAAAGCAAACTCAGCCAAGTTCAAAGGTTTATTCTATTTTAGAATCTAagttatttgaaaaaatacaatcaCATTTAGCCATGAAAGACACATATACCAATAATAACGATACCACAATAAATGATGAGCTAATAGTTAATGTCGAACTCAATGATGTCATTGAACGATTGACCCAActgattgatttcaattatCAAGTCTTTGGCGATCTATACACCAGCTACCTAAATTAG
- a CDS encoding uncharacterized protein (PKUD0E03120; similar to Saccharomyces cerevisiae YDR353W (TRR1) and YHR106W (TRR2); ancestral locus Anc_5.411), whose amino-acid sequence MLKSVLGKTNTTIKHIRMVHNKVTIIGSGPAAHTAAIYLARAEMNPVLYEGMMANGIAAGGQLTTTTEVENFPGFPEGITGSELMDKMRAQSEKFGTKIITETISKVDFSSRPFKLWTEFFEDDEPITTDAVVIATGASAKRLNLPGEETYWQQGISACAVCDGAVPIFRNKPLAVVGGGDSACEEALFLTKFGSKVYMIVRKDHLRASAVMQKRVEKNEKLEILYNTVSLEAKGDGKFLTHLAIKNVKTDEVKDLPVSGLFYAIGHTPATKIFEGQLDTHENGYLKTKPGTASTSVEGVYAAGDVQDSKYRQAITSAGTGCMAALEAEAFLASME is encoded by the coding sequence ATGCTTAAATCAGTTTTGGGAAAGACAAACACAACTATCAAACACATCAGAATGGTCCACAACAAAGTCACAATTATAGGTTCTGGCCCTGCCGCCCATACTGCAGCAATTTACCTTGCAAGAGCAGAAATGAATCCAGTATTATACGAGGGTATGATGGCTAATGGAATTGCCGCTGGAGGCCAACTGACCACCACAACGGAAGTCGAGAACTTCCCAGGATTTCCTGAGGGAATAACCGGTTCTGAGTTAATGGACAAAATGAGAGCCCAATCTGAAAAATTCGGCACTAAGATCATCACCGAAACAATTTCCAAAGTTGACTTTTCATCCAGACCTTTTAAGTTATGGactgaattttttgaagatgacgaaCCAATCACCACTGATGCCGTTGTTATTGCGACTGGTGCTTCTGCTAAGAGACTAAACTTACCTGGTGAGGAAACTTACTGGCAACAGGGTATTTCTGCGTGTGCTGTCTGTGACGGTGCCGTTCCAATCTTCAGAAACAAGCCTTTGGCTGTTGTAGGTGGTGGTGATTCTGCATGTGAAGAAGCCCTCTTTTTAACCAAGTTTGGCTCTAAAGTTTATATGATTGTTAGAAAAGACCACCTGAGAGCATCTGCTGTTATGCAAAAGAGAGTTGAAAAGAACGAAAAGTTAGAAATTTTGTACAATACCGTTTCGTTAGAAGCTAAGGGTGATGGTAAATTCTTAACACACTTGGCTATTAAAAATGTAAAGACTGACGAGGTTAAAGACCTACCGGTTAGCGGTCTTTTCTATGCTATTGGTCATACCCCAGCAACTAAAATCTTTGAAGGCCAATTAGATACTCATGAAAACGGCTACTTGAAGACAAAGCCAGGTACTGCTTCCACATCCGTTGAAGGTGTATATGCAGCTGGTGATGTTCAAGACTCCAAGTATAGACAGGCAATCACCTCCGCAGGTACCGGTTGTATGGCCGCTTTAGAAGCTGAAGCTTTCCTTGCTTCTATGGAGTAG